One genomic window of Hemitrygon akajei chromosome 1, sHemAka1.3, whole genome shotgun sequence includes the following:
- the rnmt gene encoding mRNA cap guanine-N(7) methyltransferase, protein MQSAADVGRGMSGSAGEQCCPASADGDRERPRKRKHSEEREEKEDEQVDRKYQKVDGGHCSKVAAHYNELQESGLAVRNQSRIFYLRNFNNWIKSVLIGEFLELVRQKNRHNISVLDLGCGKGGDLLKWKKGQINKLVCVDIADVSLEQCIQRYGFMKNRNYSNEPLFAAEFIRADCTKELLTQKYKDPNAVFDICSCQFVYHYSFESLEQADTMLRNACNHLRPGGYFIGTTPNAFELVKRLEASETNSFGNELYSVTFQKKGEYPLFGCQYDFNLEGVVNVPEFLVYFPLFEEMAKRHKMKLVLKKTFADFFKDKVQNPEHKMLLKKMKSLEQYPIPEYSGSVVSNKNDYEHAEDFLKNPQAKAPIGTLSKSEWEATSIYLVFAFEKQP, encoded by the exons ATGCAGTCGGCGGCGGACGTGGGGCGAGGGATGAGTGGTTCAGCGGGGGAGCAGTGCTGCCCGGCCTCGGCGGATGGCGACAGGGAGAGGCCCAGGAAGCGCAAGCACAGCgaggagagggaagagaaggAAGACGAACAAGTGGACCGAAAGTACCAG AAAGTAGATGGGGGTCACTGCAGTAAAGTGGCTGCACACTATAATGAGCTCCAAGAAAGTGGATTGGCAGTTCGCAATCAGAGTAGAATCTTTTACTTACGCAATTTCAACAACTGGATCAAGAGCGTCCTTATTG GAGAGTTCCTTGAATTGGTGCGACAGAAGAATAGGCATAACATCTCTGTCTTGGATTTGGGTTGTGGGAAAGGTGGTGATTTGCTGAAGTGGAAGAAAGGGCAAATTAACAAGCTGGTTTGTGTTG ATATTGCTGATGTTTCTTTGGAACAGTGCATTCAGCGCTATGGTTTCATGAAAAACAGAAACTACTCCAATGAACCTCTTTTTGCTGCAGAGTTTATAAGAGCGGACTGCACCAAG GAGTTGCTGACTCAGAAATATAAGGATCCAAACGCTGTCTTTGATATTTGCAGCTGTCAGTTTGTCTACCACTATTCCTTTGAGTCACTGGAACAGGCAGACACCATGCTAAGGAATGCCTGCAATCACCTAAGACCGGGAGGATATTTCATCGGAACCACACCAAATGCTTTTGAGCTTGT caaacgCCTGGAAGCCTCAGAAACAAACTCCTTTGGAAATGAATTGTACAGTGTAACTTTTCAAAAGAAGGGTGAATACCCACTCTTTGGCTGCCAGTATGATTTTAACTTGGAAGGAGTTGTTAATGTTCCTGAATTCCTTGTTTACTTTCCGTTGTTTGAAGA GATGGCTAAAAGGCACAAGATGAAGCTGGTTTTAAAAAAGACTTTTGCAGATTTTTTCAAAGACAAAGTCCAGAATCCAGAGCATAAAATGCTGTTGAAGAAGATGAAGTCATTAGAG CAATATCCCATCCCAGAGTACAGTGGCAGTGTTGTATCTAATAAGAATGATTATGAACACGCAGAAGATTTCCTGAAGAATCCGCAAGCAAAGGCACCAATT GGAACATTAAGCAAATCTGAATGGGAGGCTACAA GTATATACTTGGTGTTTGCATTTGAGAAACAACCATAA